From one Paenibacillus terrae HPL-003 genomic stretch:
- a CDS encoding NAD(P)/FAD-dependent oxidoreductase yields the protein MNHYPAIFEPLTIRRMTLKNRIVMPPMGTNFAAMDGSFVQDHIDYYVQRAKGGTGLITVENVCLDFPMGTNGTTQLRMDNDQFIPGLFRLTEALHSYGACVSVQINHAGASAYAGRLNGVQPVSSSNIPSKKGGAIPRPLQKEEIYAIVRKYGEAAGRAQRAGFDCVEIHAGHSYLLSQFLSPMYNKRTDEFGGSAENRTRFARLVIDEIRSVVGPFFPICLRFSAEEFTEGGNTLEDTLELLEYLNDEVDILNVSAALNDSIQFQIDGMNLPDGWRSYMAKAVKEKFGKVTMTSGNIRSPQAAQDILLRGDADLLAMGRGLIAEPNWVLKVQNGHEELLRKCISCNIGCADHRISKSKPICCTVNPDLFREAEYRKQRVKNDVQVVVIGGGTAGMEAACTAAEVGCKVTLFEENPELGGLARDIARLPDKTRINDFPDYLIQRTKQLANLDIITGTQADLPMITALNPDIIVNATGAKPLLPPIAGLHDQLGKPGTKVFSIFDLLHNMESFQEFEGKRIAVVGGGAVGLDVVEYYAERGAQEVSIIEMMPLLGKDLDMITRISMMKMVEEREVNVHTETALTEVCSDRFKVKHGEQELEIPFDLGFVCLGMRSFSPLMDSLLEYGKEHQVEVVNIGDSKQARRIIDGTREGRNILHIIQRVDEFKNEFSYSY from the coding sequence ATGAACCACTATCCTGCTATTTTTGAACCTCTGACCATACGTCGCATGACGTTAAAAAACCGGATTGTTATGCCACCGATGGGCACTAACTTTGCGGCTATGGACGGAAGCTTCGTTCAGGATCATATTGACTATTACGTGCAACGGGCCAAAGGTGGTACCGGCCTGATAACCGTAGAAAATGTTTGTCTGGATTTCCCAATGGGTACGAACGGAACGACCCAGTTGCGTATGGATAATGATCAGTTTATCCCCGGATTGTTTAGACTAACAGAAGCCCTGCACTCTTACGGAGCTTGCGTCTCTGTCCAAATTAACCACGCAGGTGCTTCCGCTTATGCTGGGCGATTGAATGGAGTTCAGCCTGTATCTTCTTCGAATATTCCTTCTAAAAAGGGTGGAGCGATTCCAAGACCTTTGCAAAAAGAAGAAATTTACGCCATTGTACGCAAATACGGAGAGGCAGCGGGAAGAGCGCAACGGGCCGGCTTTGACTGTGTGGAAATACATGCGGGTCATTCCTACTTGCTGAGCCAGTTCCTATCCCCTATGTATAATAAACGTACGGATGAATTTGGTGGCAGTGCAGAAAACCGCACACGGTTTGCCAGATTGGTGATTGATGAAATTCGTTCGGTAGTTGGCCCATTCTTCCCAATCTGCTTACGCTTTAGTGCGGAAGAGTTCACAGAAGGCGGCAACACACTGGAAGATACATTGGAATTGCTGGAGTATTTGAATGATGAGGTAGATATTCTGAATGTGTCTGCTGCTCTGAATGATTCCATCCAGTTTCAGATTGATGGAATGAACCTGCCGGATGGCTGGCGCTCTTATATGGCCAAAGCGGTAAAAGAAAAATTCGGTAAGGTCACCATGACCTCAGGTAATATTCGGAGTCCGCAGGCAGCACAGGATATTTTGTTGAGAGGCGACGCTGATCTTCTGGCTATGGGAAGAGGGTTGATCGCAGAACCGAACTGGGTACTTAAAGTGCAGAATGGCCATGAAGAATTGCTTAGAAAATGTATTTCCTGCAACATCGGCTGTGCCGATCACCGTATTTCCAAGAGCAAACCGATTTGCTGTACGGTAAATCCTGACCTGTTCAGAGAAGCTGAATACCGGAAACAACGAGTTAAAAACGATGTTCAGGTTGTTGTTATTGGTGGTGGTACCGCTGGGATGGAAGCGGCATGTACAGCGGCCGAAGTAGGCTGTAAAGTAACCCTCTTTGAAGAAAATCCGGAGCTGGGTGGCTTGGCTCGTGATATTGCACGATTACCAGACAAAACGCGTATCAATGATTTCCCAGATTATCTGATTCAACGTACCAAACAACTGGCCAATCTGGATATTATCACAGGAACCCAAGCGGATCTGCCGATGATTACGGCTTTAAATCCCGATATTATTGTAAATGCAACAGGTGCCAAACCACTGCTTCCGCCGATTGCGGGATTGCATGATCAACTGGGTAAACCGGGTACCAAAGTATTCTCTATCTTTGATCTTTTGCACAATATGGAGAGCTTCCAAGAGTTTGAAGGCAAACGTATTGCTGTAGTAGGTGGCGGAGCCGTGGGATTGGACGTTGTCGAATATTACGCAGAACGTGGTGCTCAAGAAGTTTCTATTATTGAAATGATGCCGTTACTGGGCAAAGACCTTGATATGATTACCCGTATTTCCATGATGAAAATGGTTGAGGAGCGGGAAGTGAACGTTCATACGGAAACTGCTCTGACAGAAGTGTGCAGCGACCGTTTCAAAGTAAAACACGGAGAACAGGAGCTTGAGATTCCTTTTGATCTCGGTTTCGTATGCTTGGGAATGCGCTCGTTCAGTCCACTTATGGACAGCTTGCTGGAATACGGTAAGGAACATCAAGTGGAAGTCGTGAATATCGGGGACAGTAAACAAGCTCGTCGTATTATTGATGGTACTCGTGAAGGTCGGAATATTCTGCATATCATCCAACGGGTGGATGAATTCAAAAATGAGTTTTCTTATTCTTACTAA
- a CDS encoding DUF1349 domain-containing protein: MKKNLLWETGTWTNAPLSTCQDGDTLKVTAKEGSDYWKNTLYGFDRSSGHALLTNWEDSEAIEVTFQLASFNELYDQAGIMLYQGPEQWIKAGIEINDNIPQLAVVVTNGYSDWSLSAVPDWVGEEVTLRASRMNDAVIIRARTEAHGWRTVRVAPFPYKSGKQAGPFLCSPTRVGFEVTFTRWVTTMPDADLHIDPPM, encoded by the coding sequence ATGAAAAAAAATTTATTATGGGAAACGGGAACATGGACCAATGCTCCATTGTCAACTTGTCAAGATGGCGATACCCTCAAGGTGACAGCCAAAGAGGGAAGTGACTACTGGAAAAACACATTATACGGATTTGATCGCAGCAGCGGACATGCTTTGTTGACAAATTGGGAAGATTCTGAGGCCATAGAGGTCACATTTCAGCTTGCATCCTTTAATGAACTCTATGACCAGGCTGGAATTATGCTGTATCAAGGACCTGAGCAATGGATTAAAGCGGGGATTGAAATCAACGACAATATTCCCCAATTGGCTGTCGTGGTAACCAACGGCTATTCAGATTGGTCATTGTCCGCTGTGCCGGATTGGGTCGGTGAGGAAGTGACCTTGCGCGCTTCGCGGATGAACGATGCAGTGATTATCCGTGCCCGGACAGAAGCTCACGGTTGGCGCACAGTGCGTGTGGCACCTTTTCCTTATAAATCTGGAAAACAAGCTGGTCCTTTTTTATGTTCGCCAACTCGTGTCGGCTTTGAGGTTACTTTTACACGCTGGGTAACTACAATGCCGGATGCCGATCTTCATATAGATCCACCGATGTAA
- a CDS encoding ROK family protein, protein MATCGNILKELLLTGEVLETELEESSGGRPARRYKYNADYSYILCLHVKTEGGVHTLTYAVANLLGEIIVEKTSIVPHIDYEVIENQIGELINIYANVKAVGIGIPGVVHQGVVGVCDIDLLIGVSLGPRLHNKYGLEITIENDMHLTVYGFYKMQNYDEDKTFAIVTFPKDNFPGAGFIVDGHLLKGNTKFAGEVSFLPFDMTREEQLKQIKSAQGFVPLAIKTITSIIAVIDPVSIALTGELSKTALLNDIYTGCLKDIPAEHMPEIFVKNDTHDEYMNGLISVTLESLTYNLQLVEKRK, encoded by the coding sequence GTGGCTACCTGCGGCAATATTCTGAAAGAGCTTCTTCTAACTGGGGAAGTATTGGAGACAGAGCTGGAGGAATCCAGCGGAGGGCGCCCGGCAAGGCGATATAAATATAACGCCGATTATTCCTATATTCTCTGTTTACATGTGAAAACAGAAGGCGGAGTGCATACTCTCACTTATGCGGTTGCCAATTTGCTGGGCGAAATCATTGTAGAGAAGACCTCGATTGTGCCTCATATTGATTATGAGGTCATAGAGAACCAAATTGGAGAGCTCATTAACATCTATGCCAATGTCAAAGCGGTTGGCATTGGTATTCCTGGGGTTGTACATCAAGGAGTTGTCGGTGTGTGTGATATCGACCTGCTCATAGGAGTTTCTTTGGGGCCGCGGCTTCACAACAAATACGGACTGGAAATAACCATTGAAAATGATATGCATTTAACAGTCTACGGATTTTATAAAATGCAAAATTATGATGAGGACAAAACCTTCGCCATTGTTACTTTTCCCAAGGATAACTTTCCGGGAGCTGGCTTTATTGTCGATGGACACTTGTTAAAAGGAAATACTAAGTTTGCAGGCGAAGTTTCCTTTTTACCCTTTGATATGACAAGAGAAGAACAGCTCAAGCAGATAAAAAGTGCTCAGGGATTCGTTCCACTAGCTATAAAGACGATCACTTCCATTATTGCTGTCATTGATCCTGTATCTATCGCTTTGACCGGAGAATTATCCAAGACTGCTTTATTGAACGATATTTATACGGGCTGTCTTAAGGATATACCCGCAGAGCATATGCCTGAGATTTTTGTGAAAAACGATACGCATGATGAATACATGAACGGGTTGATTTCGGTGACTCTTGAAAGTCTGACGTACAATTTGCAATTGGTAGAAAAAAGAAAATAG
- a CDS encoding ribosomal protein L7/L12, producing METMEFIALIALIISVILLIKVYSLQARLNDLKSDVERLENRSGMSGTSLSGTTATAPPQVLNSDVSENINERLLQLIREGKKIQAIKELRVARGLSLKEAKDYVDGLERL from the coding sequence GTGGAAACTATGGAATTTATAGCATTGATCGCGTTGATCATCTCCGTCATACTTTTGATCAAAGTCTACAGCTTGCAAGCTCGGCTTAATGACTTGAAATCCGATGTAGAGCGTCTTGAGAATCGTTCTGGAATGTCGGGAACATCGCTGTCAGGCACAACCGCTACCGCACCACCACAAGTGCTAAACTCGGATGTCTCAGAGAATATCAATGAAAGGCTGCTCCAGTTGATTAGAGAAGGCAAAAAGATTCAGGCGATAAAAGAGCTAAGAGTAGCTAGAGGCCTCTCCTTAAAGGAAGCAAAGGACTATGTAGATGGCTTGGAACGACTCTAG
- a CDS encoding helix-turn-helix domain-containing protein: MHNINQEVGKKIRSFRKIKGLTVQQLADMIYKSKATLSKYESGDITIDLVILYSIAEALNVQVEQLLYIEPRQPSTLIHTLPSTFFKNSTRFYSYFYDGRINKLVRCVVDMLAQPDDNRYKTMLYMNVKNFEHYQECENTYWGHTEHYDTLTTLMLKNQATPLENLTINILASFLESEQKWGLMSGVSFRPFMPIALKMLFSRTPIPETPELIHELKISKDDVRTMKIYNMLAVT; this comes from the coding sequence ATGCATAATATCAATCAGGAAGTGGGTAAAAAAATCAGAAGCTTCCGCAAAATTAAGGGATTGACCGTTCAACAACTGGCAGACATGATTTACAAAAGCAAAGCTACGTTATCCAAATATGAGAGTGGCGATATTACCATTGACCTCGTCATCTTGTACAGCATTGCAGAAGCGTTAAACGTTCAGGTAGAGCAGCTTCTCTATATCGAACCGAGGCAGCCCTCCACGTTGATTCACACACTTCCCTCCACTTTTTTCAAGAATTCCACCCGGTTTTATTCTTATTTTTATGATGGACGAATCAATAAGTTGGTCAGATGTGTAGTGGACATGCTGGCGCAGCCGGATGACAATCGTTATAAGACGATGTTATATATGAATGTTAAAAATTTTGAACATTATCAGGAATGCGAAAATACATATTGGGGGCATACGGAGCACTATGACACACTGACCACCCTTATGCTCAAAAATCAGGCTACCCCTCTCGAAAATCTGACCATCAATATTCTAGCTTCTTTCCTGGAATCTGAGCAGAAGTGGGGTCTTATGTCCGGCGTTTCCTTTCGCCCCTTTATGCCGATTGCTTTAAAAATGCTTTTTTCGAGAACACCCATACCAGAAACTCCCGAGCTAATTCATGAGCTTAAAATTTCCAAAGATGATGTGCGAACCATGAAAATATACAATATGCTCGCTGTGACCTGA
- the ybaK gene encoding Cys-tRNA(Pro) deacylase produces the protein MSASKTNAMRILDGQNVNYKILSYDHQDGKIDGMNVAEKIGKSPEAVFKTLVAHSKQLLFVFVIPVHKELDLKKAAKSAGEKKIEMLPVKELQKHTGYIRGGCSPIGMKKLYPTFIDQPAVELETIVVSAGKIGTQLELSPQDLVQLIDAQFADLAQKA, from the coding sequence ATGAGTGCGAGCAAAACAAACGCGATGCGAATATTGGATGGACAGAATGTAAACTACAAAATCCTGAGTTATGATCATCAGGATGGAAAAATAGATGGTATGAACGTAGCCGAGAAAATCGGAAAATCCCCGGAAGCTGTTTTCAAAACGTTGGTTGCACATAGCAAACAGCTTCTGTTTGTTTTTGTGATTCCTGTACATAAAGAGCTTGATCTCAAAAAGGCTGCCAAATCAGCGGGAGAAAAGAAAATCGAAATGCTTCCGGTCAAAGAGCTGCAAAAGCATACGGGATATATCCGGGGTGGCTGCTCTCCCATAGGAATGAAAAAGCTCTATCCTACTTTTATTGACCAACCCGCAGTAGAGTTGGAAACTATTGTTGTGAGCGCCGGGAAAATTGGAACCCAACTGGAGTTAAGTCCGCAGGATTTAGTCCAACTCATTGATGCACAGTTTGCGGATCTGGCTCAGAAAGCATAA
- a CDS encoding oxalate decarboxylase family bicupin, whose translation MHNDCLKNARVPQPIRSDGAGGIDKGPRDVMRDLQNPDMLVPPVTDNGLIPNMRFSFSDAHMQLNHGGWSREVTARELPIATTLAGVNMSLTPGGVRELHWHQQAEWSYMLLGSARITAVDQNGRNFIADVGPGDLWYFPPGIPHSIQGLEEGCEFLLVFDDGNFSDLNTLSISDWFAHTPKDVLSANFGIPEADFSSIPQEQVYIYQDTVPGSIQSQTVSSPYGTIPQSFKHELLAQPPIKTPGGSVRIVDSSNFPISQTIAAALVEIEPGAMREMHWHPNNDEWQYYLTGQGRMTVFGGNGAARTFDFRAGDVGYVPFAFGHYIQNTGSSTLWFLEMFKSDRFADVSLNQWMALTPTELIQSNLNVGTDVTSKLRKVKWPVVKYPG comes from the coding sequence ATGCATAATGATTGCTTGAAAAATGCCCGAGTGCCGCAGCCCATCAGAAGTGATGGCGCTGGAGGCATCGATAAGGGTCCCCGGGATGTGATGAGGGATTTGCAAAATCCCGACATGCTGGTTCCACCCGTAACAGATAATGGACTTATTCCGAACATGAGGTTTTCTTTTTCAGATGCCCATATGCAGTTGAATCACGGTGGATGGTCAAGAGAAGTAACCGCAAGGGAGCTACCCATTGCTACAACTCTTGCCGGAGTGAATATGAGTTTGACACCGGGCGGCGTACGCGAACTTCATTGGCACCAGCAGGCGGAATGGTCTTATATGCTGTTGGGGAGTGCCCGTATTACAGCCGTCGACCAAAATGGCCGGAATTTTATTGCTGATGTGGGTCCTGGTGATCTCTGGTATTTCCCACCCGGCATTCCACACTCTATACAAGGTCTTGAGGAAGGCTGCGAATTTTTGCTGGTTTTTGATGACGGCAACTTTTCTGATTTGAACACGTTATCCATTTCCGATTGGTTTGCACATACTCCAAAAGATGTACTGTCTGCCAATTTCGGCATTCCTGAAGCTGATTTTTCGTCCATTCCTCAAGAACAAGTATACATTTATCAGGATACCGTTCCTGGTTCAATCCAAAGCCAAACGGTTTCCTCTCCCTATGGTACGATACCTCAATCCTTTAAGCATGAATTACTCGCTCAGCCCCCCATCAAAACGCCGGGTGGAAGCGTACGAATCGTCGATTCCTCCAATTTTCCGATATCCCAAACGATCGCCGCTGCTCTTGTTGAGATTGAGCCTGGAGCCATGCGTGAAATGCACTGGCATCCCAATAATGACGAATGGCAATACTATCTTACCGGGCAAGGCCGAATGACTGTTTTTGGCGGAAATGGCGCGGCGCGCACGTTTGATTTCAGAGCCGGAGATGTTGGATATGTTCCTTTTGCTTTCGGTCATTACATCCAAAATACAGGCTCGAGCACGCTATGGTTTCTTGAAATGTTTAAAAGTGATCGCTTCGCTGATGTTTCCCTGAACCAATGGATGGCTCTTACCCCCACAGAGCTCATTCAGAGCAATTTAAATGTTGGTACCGATGTGACCTCTAAATTGCGTAAGGTAAAATGGCCTGTCGTCAAGTATCCTGGTTAA
- a CDS encoding sugar O-acetyltransferase, with translation MKNQSEKEKMLAGKPYKGISEELLIDRQYAKEVLFDFNTLRPREIEKRNELLKQILGKTGETFFIEPPFRCDYGYNITLGENFYSNYNFTVLDCAPITFGDHVLLGPNVSIYAVNHPTHHELRVQEYEYALPVTIGNNVWIGGGAIINMGVSIGDNTIIGSGSVVTKDIPANVIAVGNPCRVLREITDEDKKQFAHLDYN, from the coding sequence ATGAAAAATCAGAGTGAAAAAGAAAAAATGTTGGCGGGTAAGCCCTATAAAGGGATAAGTGAGGAGCTTCTGATTGATCGGCAATACGCTAAGGAAGTATTGTTTGACTTCAATACTCTGCGTCCTAGAGAAATAGAAAAACGTAATGAACTGCTGAAGCAGATATTAGGTAAAACGGGCGAGACCTTTTTTATTGAACCTCCATTTCGTTGTGATTATGGATACAATATTACGTTGGGTGAGAATTTCTACTCCAATTATAATTTTACAGTATTGGACTGTGCTCCAATTACGTTTGGAGATCATGTACTGCTCGGGCCAAATGTCAGCATCTATGCAGTGAACCATCCCACGCATCATGAATTGAGAGTTCAAGAGTATGAATATGCGCTCCCGGTAACCATCGGAAACAATGTATGGATTGGTGGAGGCGCAATTATCAATATGGGAGTAAGTATTGGAGACAATACCATTATAGGTTCTGGGAGTGTGGTAACTAAGGATATACCAGCCAATGTAATAGCCGTTGGAAATCCATGTAGAGTACTGCGTGAAATTACAGATGAGGATAAGAAGCAATTTGCTCATTTGGACTACAACTAG